The Candidatus Hydrogenedentota bacterium genome has a window encoding:
- a CDS encoding NADH-ubiquinone oxidoreductase-F iron-sulfur binding region domain-containing protein has product MTTKTNTLTFGSVEPGLGLKKAVAMSRADVIGEVGASGLKGRGGAGFPTSVKWNLAAAAVSDRKYVVCNADEGEPGTFKDRVILSDYIDLVLEGMTIAAYAIGASHGIIYLRGEYAYLLDGILQALADRREKGLLGASILGKDGFDLDIEVRLGCGAYVCGEETALIESLEGQRGEPRNRPPFPVDTGYMGLPTIVNNVETLAWVACIMAKGAAWFKGIGTEKSAGLKIFSVSGDCARPGVYEFPLGITVAQLLAEVGGEGAKAVQVGGASGRCIPAVEFGRALAFEDVPTGGSIIVFSEKRDMLEVAKNFLEFFVEESCGQCTPCREGNAKLLEGVALLEKGRCSMKYLKELCALGETMQLASKCGLGQSSPNAFLSIVAHFKNEIVGRTVRSNGHNGHGERSQS; this is encoded by the coding sequence ATGACAACCAAGACGAATACCCTGACATTCGGATCCGTCGAGCCCGGACTGGGACTCAAAAAGGCGGTGGCCATGAGTCGCGCAGACGTCATCGGCGAAGTGGGCGCATCCGGTCTCAAGGGACGCGGCGGCGCGGGATTTCCGACCAGCGTGAAGTGGAATCTCGCGGCCGCGGCCGTAAGCGATCGGAAATATGTTGTCTGCAATGCGGACGAAGGCGAGCCGGGCACATTCAAGGATCGGGTCATCCTGTCCGATTACATTGATCTTGTGCTTGAGGGGATGACCATCGCGGCCTACGCAATTGGCGCGAGCCACGGGATCATCTACTTGCGCGGCGAGTACGCCTATCTGCTCGACGGCATCCTGCAAGCCCTTGCGGATCGCCGGGAAAAAGGACTGCTGGGCGCCTCGATTCTCGGCAAAGACGGGTTTGACCTCGATATCGAGGTGCGCCTGGGTTGCGGCGCGTATGTGTGCGGCGAGGAAACAGCGCTGATCGAATCGCTCGAAGGCCAGCGCGGCGAACCGCGCAATCGCCCGCCGTTCCCGGTGGATACGGGCTACATGGGCCTTCCGACGATTGTCAACAACGTGGAAACGCTGGCGTGGGTGGCGTGCATCATGGCCAAGGGCGCGGCGTGGTTCAAGGGCATCGGCACGGAGAAATCCGCCGGATTGAAGATTTTCAGCGTATCCGGCGACTGTGCGCGGCCGGGCGTGTACGAATTTCCGCTCGGCATTACCGTGGCGCAATTGCTGGCCGAGGTCGGTGGTGAAGGCGCGAAAGCGGTCCAGGTCGGCGGCGCGTCGGGGCGTTGCATTCCCGCGGTCGAATTCGGACGGGCGCTGGCCTTTGAAGACGTGCCCACCGGTGGATCGATCATCGTCTTTTCAGAAAAACGCGACATGCTCGAAGTCGCGAAAAATTTCCTCGAATTCTTCGTGGAAGAGTCCTGCGGCCAGTGCACGCCGTGCCGCGAAGGCAATGCGAAACTACTCGAGGGGGTGGCCTTGCTCGAAAAGGGACGCTGCTCGATGAAGTACCTGAAGGAGTTATGCGCCCTTGGCGAGACGATGCAGTTGGCCTCCAAGTGCGGTCTCGGCCAATCGAGCCCGAACGCCTTCCTATCCATTGTCGCCCACTTCAAGAATGAAATCGTAGGCCGGACGGTGCGCTCGAACGGCCACAACGGTCATGGGGAAAGGAGCCAGTCATGA
- a CDS encoding NADH-dependent [FeFe] hydrogenase, group A6: MTQKAASTKSASRAPASQRALAIDASSDSQTIGGLVSVTIDGRELKVPMGTSILEAARQLGIHIPTLCHHEDLCVAGVCRVCVVEVEGQRTLQASCAYPITSPIRVNTHTRAVRQARRHVIDLLLSTHYGDCYACVRNNNCELQSLAKEYGVDFFRFGHPKEPRYSTDQSSHSVIRDMNKCVLCRRCVRTCIDLQEVGVLEATGRSAETKISTFMDRPLGEVICINCGQCINRCPTGALRANDPTDEVWAAIDDPTKHVVIQTAPSPRAGIAECFGMEPGTPLTLEMNTALRRCGFDKVFDTNFTADLTIIEEGTELILRLYKALVKKEATALPQFTSCSPGWIKYIEHFYPEMLPHVSSAKSPQQMFGAIIKTYYAQINNLNPENIVTVALMPCSAKKFECNRPEMCDSGYKDVDYGLTTRELAKMISEAGIDLPKMPKSDFDDPFGKETGSGVIFGATGGVMEAAIRTVVELVCGIKIENLFDHADVIPVRGFDGVKYAELPIAKVGPVPAILAHLVPDWKWLEGATLKVGICHGTANAKKVLEDIKAGGKFSECHFIEFMACPGGCLGGGGQPIPTSPSIRAARAKAIYSEDSRSEVRKSHENPAVLEIYSNFLKDGPCGHLSHKLLHTHYTPRGKYIGSAGGI, translated from the coding sequence ATGACACAGAAAGCAGCATCCACCAAGAGCGCTTCGCGCGCGCCCGCCAGCCAGCGCGCGCTTGCCATTGACGCCTCATCCGACAGCCAGACGATCGGCGGACTCGTATCCGTCACGATTGACGGACGGGAATTGAAAGTGCCGATGGGAACGAGCATTCTCGAAGCGGCGCGGCAACTTGGCATCCACATTCCGACGCTCTGCCATCACGAGGATTTGTGCGTGGCGGGGGTATGCCGGGTATGTGTCGTGGAAGTGGAAGGTCAACGGACCCTGCAGGCGTCTTGCGCCTATCCCATCACATCACCCATCCGGGTCAACACGCACACCCGCGCCGTACGCCAGGCGCGTCGCCATGTCATTGATCTATTGCTTTCCACCCATTACGGCGACTGTTATGCCTGCGTGCGCAACAACAACTGCGAATTGCAGTCATTGGCCAAGGAATATGGCGTGGACTTTTTCCGGTTCGGTCATCCCAAGGAACCGCGCTACTCGACCGATCAATCCAGTCATAGCGTCATCCGCGACATGAACAAGTGCGTGCTGTGCCGGCGGTGCGTGCGCACCTGTATTGACTTACAGGAAGTCGGCGTCCTTGAAGCCACGGGCCGCAGCGCCGAGACGAAGATCTCGACTTTCATGGACCGCCCGCTCGGCGAGGTGATCTGCATCAATTGCGGCCAGTGCATCAATCGCTGTCCAACGGGCGCCCTGCGCGCCAACGACCCAACCGACGAGGTCTGGGCCGCCATAGACGATCCGACCAAGCACGTTGTCATTCAGACCGCGCCGAGTCCGCGCGCGGGCATCGCGGAGTGCTTCGGAATGGAGCCGGGAACACCGTTGACGCTGGAGATGAACACGGCGCTTCGCCGCTGCGGGTTCGACAAGGTGTTCGACACGAATTTCACGGCGGATTTGACGATCATCGAGGAAGGAACGGAGTTGATCCTGCGGCTTTACAAGGCGCTTGTGAAAAAAGAGGCAACGGCGCTTCCGCAGTTCACGAGTTGCTCGCCGGGCTGGATCAAATACATCGAGCATTTCTACCCGGAGATGCTTCCGCATGTTTCGTCCGCGAAAAGCCCTCAGCAGATGTTCGGGGCGATCATCAAGACGTATTACGCCCAGATCAACAATCTGAATCCGGAAAACATCGTAACGGTGGCCTTGATGCCGTGTTCGGCCAAAAAATTCGAGTGCAACCGTCCGGAAATGTGCGACAGCGGCTACAAGGACGTGGATTACGGCCTGACCACGCGCGAACTGGCCAAGATGATCAGCGAGGCGGGTATCGATCTGCCGAAGATGCCGAAGTCGGATTTCGACGATCCGTTCGGCAAGGAAACGGGATCGGGCGTCATTTTCGGCGCGACAGGCGGCGTGATGGAGGCGGCCATACGCACCGTCGTTGAACTGGTTTGCGGAATCAAGATCGAAAACCTGTTCGACCATGCGGACGTGATCCCCGTGCGTGGCTTCGACGGCGTCAAATATGCCGAACTGCCGATAGCCAAAGTCGGGCCGGTTCCGGCCATCTTGGCGCATCTCGTGCCGGACTGGAAGTGGCTCGAGGGCGCGACGCTGAAGGTCGGCATTTGTCATGGCACGGCGAATGCGAAAAAGGTTCTCGAAGACATCAAAGCCGGTGGAAAGTTTAGTGAATGCCACTTTATCGAGTTCATGGCCTGCCCGGGCGGATGCCTCGGCGGCGGTGGACAGCCGATTCCCACCAGCCCGTCCATTCGTGCGGCCCGCGCCAAGGCCATATACAGCGAAGACAGTCGGTCCGAAGTGCGCAAATCGCATGAAAATCCGGCTGTCCTGGAAATTTACAGCAACTTCCTCAAGGATGGTCCTTGCGGGCATTTGAGCCACAAATTGTTGCATACGCACTATACCCCGCGCGGGAAGTACATTGGATCGGCCGGCGGGATCTAA
- a CDS encoding (Fe-S)-binding protein, with protein sequence MSDAAAANSVGINESLCRKCLRCLHACPTGAMRVRQGQPEILPHLCVDCTACAEACESNALFADGLREIPVPQKKTVLVLPGSFLEQFGASTSPGQVLGILADMGFRQIRLIDEWENGLRSAVLRYAREEASIRPVLSPMCPAVVNLIRMRFPSLLPNVAPFLTPIEMAREDLTAPHAVFLAICPAHLTVLHRKNAMTKIEIVHPATLREAVLRRIVAPAREVRRNVAAHPFQDVVEVGGMRHVMKVLDAVENGLAGNFSVIEMAACYQGCFGAPVWTEDPSISRPRYEWERESHLLLLKKEAEVVRRVDDLEPRTGLRLDPDIGRAIEKLSEIDALTKQLPGRDCGVCGSPTCTALAEDVVLGRAKIEACVYRNDEKFK encoded by the coding sequence GTGTCCGATGCGGCGGCGGCCAATTCAGTCGGGATAAACGAGTCCCTGTGTAGGAAATGTCTTCGTTGTCTGCATGCCTGCCCCACCGGCGCGATGCGGGTTCGCCAAGGACAGCCGGAAATCCTTCCGCACCTCTGCGTGGATTGCACGGCCTGCGCGGAAGCCTGCGAGTCCAACGCCCTGTTTGCCGATGGATTGCGGGAAATCCCCGTTCCCCAGAAAAAGACTGTGCTGGTCCTGCCTGGCTCTTTTCTCGAACAATTCGGCGCCAGCACCAGTCCCGGACAGGTGCTGGGCATACTGGCCGACATGGGCTTTCGCCAAATTCGGTTGATTGACGAATGGGAAAATGGATTGCGATCGGCCGTATTGCGATACGCGCGGGAGGAAGCCTCCATCCGGCCTGTTCTTTCGCCGATGTGTCCGGCCGTGGTCAATCTGATTCGTATGCGATTTCCCTCGCTGTTGCCAAATGTGGCGCCGTTCCTGACCCCCATTGAAATGGCGCGCGAGGACTTGACGGCCCCCCACGCGGTATTTCTCGCGATATGCCCGGCCCATCTGACGGTGCTTCACCGTAAAAACGCCATGACCAAAATCGAAATCGTCCACCCGGCGACATTGCGCGAGGCCGTGCTTCGCCGAATAGTGGCCCCAGCGCGCGAAGTGCGTCGAAACGTCGCCGCGCACCCCTTTCAGGATGTGGTCGAGGTTGGAGGCATGCGCCATGTGATGAAAGTGCTGGATGCGGTCGAAAACGGGTTGGCCGGCAACTTTTCCGTTATCGAAATGGCGGCGTGTTACCAAGGTTGCTTCGGGGCGCCCGTGTGGACGGAAGATCCGTCCATCAGCCGTCCCCGCTACGAGTGGGAACGCGAATCGCATCTGTTGCTTCTCAAAAAAGAGGCTGAAGTCGTCCGCCGGGTGGACGATTTGGAGCCGCGAACGGGACTTCGCCTTGATCCCGATATTGGAAGAGCCATCGAGAAATTGAGCGAAATTGACGCATTGACCAAACAACTGCCCGGCAGGGATTGCGGCGTATGCGGTTCACCGACATGCACGGCCCTTGCGGAAGATGTCGTGTTGGGTCGGGCAAAGATCGAGGCGTGCGTGTATCGGAATGATGAAAAGTTCAAGTAA
- a CDS encoding [Fe-Fe] hydrogenase large subunit C-terminal domain-containing protein, with translation MMGIVSCIPERCKRCYACIRECPAKAIKVEKGQAWVIEERCIACGNCVKVCAQDAKRIEDSSQEVIGMLSEGSRVIACLAPSYPAAFSHVAPRKIVTALRRLGFEEVWSVAFGAELVSREYSKLFKASCQHGNAVITSPCPAVVSYVEKYMPELRHMLAPIVSPMIAVARAIRARYPNDLLRIVFIGPCIAKKNEIRDPFVAGAVDSVLTFMELEMLLKEHGINPEMLEESDFDSPQAVVGWSFPLSSGILRTSGICWDVLNANVLSTEGKERVLGVLDEVAKGDCRAQFVDLLFCEGCISGPKMLNELGVHARKGILTEFIQQQARHAASDYAGSAQNEFKALALGRQFSDENLILPQPTEEEITHVLQTMRKFSPEDHLNCGACGYPTCREKAIAVCQGLAEATMCLPYLVDQLETTCEQLHQSNRELAATQQRLVQTERLASMGQLSAGVAHEINNPLGTVLIYSHMLLRSISEGDPMRGDLEMIVREATRCKGIVRSLLDFARQSRVSKAPTDLVHLFREIEAIMGPRAQSAGVELSFEIAPDLPVVMIDAEQIKQVLVNLMRNGIEAITHDGGRVTVSAARAQSGHEVEIRVDDNGDGIPEEHLSRLFTPFFTTKEMGKGTGLGLAIAYGIIKMHSGDISVESNPGKGTTFTILLPFGSDTGDALAPTREEAEIRGGT, from the coding sequence ATGATGGGAATCGTGTCGTGCATTCCGGAACGATGCAAGCGTTGCTACGCCTGCATTCGCGAATGTCCGGCCAAGGCCATCAAGGTCGAAAAGGGCCAGGCATGGGTCATCGAGGAACGGTGCATCGCATGCGGTAATTGCGTCAAGGTCTGCGCCCAAGATGCAAAACGCATCGAGGACAGTTCGCAGGAAGTAATCGGCATGTTGTCGGAAGGTTCTCGTGTAATTGCCTGCCTGGCGCCTTCCTATCCCGCCGCCTTCAGCCACGTTGCCCCCCGGAAGATTGTAACGGCGTTGCGCCGTCTGGGCTTTGAAGAAGTCTGGAGCGTGGCGTTCGGTGCGGAATTGGTCAGCCGCGAATACAGCAAGTTGTTCAAGGCGTCGTGCCAGCATGGAAACGCCGTGATTACTTCCCCGTGTCCCGCGGTGGTTTCGTATGTCGAAAAATACATGCCGGAACTGCGCCACATGCTCGCCCCCATTGTTTCACCGATGATTGCGGTGGCGCGCGCCATTCGGGCCCGGTATCCCAACGACCTGCTTCGCATCGTGTTTATCGGGCCTTGCATTGCAAAAAAGAATGAGATTCGCGATCCCTTCGTGGCGGGTGCGGTGGACAGCGTGCTCACGTTCATGGAACTCGAAATGCTCCTCAAGGAACATGGCATCAATCCCGAAATGCTCGAGGAGAGCGACTTTGACAGTCCCCAGGCCGTGGTGGGCTGGTCTTTTCCGTTGTCGAGCGGCATATTGCGGACCTCCGGAATCTGCTGGGATGTGCTGAACGCAAACGTCTTGTCCACGGAAGGCAAGGAGCGCGTATTGGGCGTGTTGGACGAAGTCGCCAAGGGAGATTGTCGGGCCCAGTTCGTGGATCTGCTCTTTTGTGAAGGATGTATCAGCGGGCCCAAAATGCTGAACGAACTGGGCGTTCATGCCCGTAAGGGCATCCTGACGGAATTCATCCAGCAACAGGCCCGCCATGCCGCCTCCGATTATGCCGGGTCTGCGCAGAACGAATTCAAGGCGCTGGCTCTGGGTCGCCAATTTTCCGACGAAAACTTGATATTGCCACAGCCCACCGAAGAAGAGATTACGCACGTATTACAGACGATGCGGAAATTTTCGCCCGAGGATCACTTGAACTGCGGGGCGTGCGGATATCCGACCTGTCGCGAAAAGGCAATAGCCGTATGCCAGGGACTGGCGGAAGCGACCATGTGCCTGCCTTATCTCGTTGATCAACTGGAAACCACTTGTGAACAGCTTCACCAATCCAACCGGGAACTGGCCGCGACGCAACAACGGCTGGTTCAGACGGAGCGGCTTGCCTCGATGGGTCAACTGTCCGCGGGCGTGGCCCATGAAATCAACAATCCGCTGGGCACGGTGCTGATTTATTCGCACATGTTGCTGCGATCCATTTCGGAAGGCGATCCGATGCGGGGAGATCTGGAAATGATCGTGCGCGAGGCGACCCGCTGCAAGGGCATTGTGCGAAGCCTTCTGGATTTTGCGCGGCAATCCCGCGTATCGAAGGCGCCCACCGATCTTGTGCATTTGTTCAGGGAAATCGAGGCCATCATGGGACCCCGCGCCCAATCCGCGGGCGTGGAGTTGTCCTTTGAAATCGCTCCGGATCTTCCGGTCGTGATGATTGACGCCGAACAGATCAAACAGGTACTCGTCAATCTCATGCGCAACGGCATTGAGGCCATAACGCACGACGGGGGCCGGGTTACCGTATCCGCCGCCCGTGCACAATCCGGCCATGAAGTCGAAATCCGGGTGGACGACAATGGCGACGGCATCCCGGAAGAGCATCTTTCCCGTCTGTTTACCCCCTTCTTCACGACCAAGGAAATGGGCAAGGGCACGGGATTGGGCCTTGCCATCGCCTATGGGATCATCAAAATGCATTCCGGGGACATTAGTGTCGAAAGCAATCCGGGCAAAGGCACCACGTTTACCATTCTCTTGCCCTTTGGATCGGACACCGGTGATGCCCTGGCGCCTACCAGAGAGGAGGCAGAAATCCGTGGTGGAACATGA
- a CDS encoding response regulator yields the protein MVEHDVPVIMLVDDDIDIVDVISRLLTDNGYKVLSFTSTAEAMACLETEKPDLVITDLMMESLDSGFVFSRCLKENPSLRHIPVIIITAAGSQRGFDFRPTGPEDLEAMHVSAFLEKPVNPRQLLAKIAEILGKIPGGN from the coding sequence GTGGTGGAACATGACGTCCCCGTCATCATGCTGGTGGATGACGACATTGATATCGTGGACGTAATATCGCGTCTGTTGACCGACAATGGCTATAAGGTGTTATCTTTTACAAGCACCGCAGAAGCCATGGCTTGCCTTGAAACGGAAAAACCGGATCTCGTCATAACCGACTTGATGATGGAATCGCTCGATTCCGGGTTCGTTTTTTCGCGTTGTCTCAAGGAAAACCCGTCGTTGCGGCACATTCCCGTCATCATTATCACGGCGGCCGGAAGCCAGCGCGGTTTTGATTTTCGCCCGACGGGCCCGGAGGATCTCGAAGCGATGCACGTTTCGGCCTTTCTGGAAAAGCCCGTGAATCCACGACAGTTGCTGGCTAAGATCGCCGAAATTCTTGGGAAGATTCCCGGAGGGAATTGA
- a CDS encoding ATP-binding protein has product MGNETTRILVVDDEPGMREGCSKILGAEGYVVDTAPDGFAALELFEKRGDVAVALVDLKMPRMGGLELIERLKALDEEVVIFVITAYAAIDTAVEATRRGAYGYIPKPFTPDELLLPVRNGLERRALNIETKRLREERERRLLEVAVERSKCSTIISCMTDGVIVANRDRQIVLRNGAAARMLPALAEPNFSIPLDQLGCEELQALMNEAIDPQDAPGIASREVNIEKGVYMVNVSPVLEPNGETSGAVAVMRDISALKKLETAKSMFISMVAHEVKSPLAAIEGQLNAVLGGVSKNDPEYERSVLERALLRARTLRNMINDLLNLTALETGHFTIRRSRIPLKHVIEQAVENFREKAGEKDIRLSMEFLDGSDSSVLADADSMGIVISNLIDNAIKYTPAQGNVYVTLAGNPMYLTISVQDDGIGMSPEEKEHIFDEFYRAKNKFSIHVPGTGLGLTLVKRLVELHEGRIVVESAPGKGSIFTVSLPVVGGTNGIH; this is encoded by the coding sequence ATGGGAAACGAAACGACCCGAATTCTGGTAGTGGATGATGAGCCGGGCATGCGCGAGGGGTGCAGCAAGATCCTTGGCGCGGAAGGCTACGTCGTGGACACCGCGCCGGATGGATTTGCGGCCCTTGAACTATTCGAGAAGCGCGGCGACGTGGCGGTTGCCCTGGTGGATTTGAAGATGCCGCGGATGGGTGGTCTCGAACTTATCGAGCGGCTCAAGGCGCTGGACGAAGAGGTTGTGATTTTTGTCATCACCGCGTATGCGGCGATCGATACCGCCGTCGAGGCCACGCGTCGGGGCGCTTACGGCTATATTCCCAAACCATTCACGCCCGACGAACTGCTGCTGCCCGTTCGCAACGGCCTCGAGCGGCGCGCATTGAATATCGAGACAAAAAGGCTGCGGGAAGAACGCGAGCGACGCCTGCTCGAAGTGGCTGTCGAACGATCGAAATGCAGCACCATCATCAGTTGCATGACGGACGGCGTAATTGTCGCAAACCGCGACCGGCAAATCGTATTGCGAAACGGCGCCGCCGCGCGTATGCTCCCCGCTCTCGCCGAACCGAATTTTTCAATCCCGCTGGACCAGCTCGGCTGCGAGGAGTTGCAGGCGCTCATGAACGAGGCGATCGACCCACAAGACGCTCCCGGCATTGCCTCGCGCGAGGTAAACATCGAAAAGGGAGTCTATATGGTCAATGTCAGCCCGGTCCTCGAACCCAACGGTGAAACCTCCGGCGCCGTGGCCGTCATGCGCGACATTTCAGCGCTGAAAAAACTTGAAACGGCCAAGTCCATGTTCATCTCAATGGTGGCGCACGAGGTAAAAAGCCCGTTGGCCGCCATCGAGGGCCAACTCAACGCCGTGCTGGGCGGGGTATCGAAAAACGATCCCGAATATGAGCGGTCCGTGCTCGAACGGGCGCTGCTGCGGGCGCGGACACTCCGCAACATGATCAACGACCTGCTCAATTTGACGGCCCTTGAAACAGGCCATTTCACGATCCGGCGATCTCGAATCCCCCTGAAACACGTCATCGAACAAGCCGTCGAAAACTTTCGGGAAAAAGCCGGGGAAAAAGACATCCGGCTATCCATGGAATTCCTCGACGGTTCAGATTCCTCCGTTCTGGCCGATGCGGATTCCATGGGAATCGTAATCTCGAATCTCATTGACAACGCCATCAAATACACGCCCGCACAGGGCAATGTTTACGTGACACTCGCCGGCAATCCGATGTATCTAACCATTTCCGTGCAGGACGATGGAATCGGAATGAGCCCGGAGGAAAAAGAGCACATATTCGACGAGTTTTACCGGGCCAAGAACAAATTTTCGATTCACGTACCGGGAACGGGCCTCGGCCTAACATTGGTAAAGCGGCTCGTCGAACTCCATGAAGGGCGAATCGTTGTTGAAAGCGCTCCGGGCAAAGGAAGCATTTTCACGGTTTCCTTGCCCGTTGTCGGCGGCACAAACGGGATCCACTGA
- a CDS encoding twin-arginine translocation signal domain-containing protein, with translation MRLSRRSFLGSAAAACAAAPVWAQAEGQDMKPPRIIYYNNFASHLLCAFNPNMYYPDLPHRWSDDDWRRLIDMIARFGFNVFEFWLEPRLFCREALASPVGTEFARQMNAVIEHAHARGMQAEMIVAIATVGEQWRTLCPNLPNEWAEIRFLWDAWVRRFPALDIAGIFPGDPGACSRNGCTAETYIDKSIEIAVMLDTIRPGIGIEFNTWGPPFFGWGNIHMPPGSRGEFIPEDQASAWTFSKDRADRSMNHLLKRLGEFPEHTAISINMGFNSDGNPTGDQDARPWANAIAKTRRILTWDFSLTEGENAVYPHYRFTRLFQRRKEERAAAPYSGGICFTMTPLLNQLSLYEAAQSFRNCDGDPHRLAGDFMADIFGEAGRSFVPDYRLFEIIPDWGCYDVVKMPRAEYHRRMAAFADRLEDAKGSINHAVVLHPDPETYRAELAFFARLFADLTAPAPDYDLLKKTYWNHVYRIYDCLPDHVDPRPRANTDRFIRHFAEWST, from the coding sequence ATGCGACTATCACGCCGTAGTTTTTTGGGCAGCGCCGCGGCGGCTTGCGCGGCGGCGCCGGTATGGGCACAAGCGGAGGGGCAGGACATGAAGCCGCCACGAATCATTTATTACAACAATTTCGCTTCGCATCTGCTGTGCGCGTTCAATCCAAACATGTATTATCCCGATCTTCCCCATCGCTGGTCCGACGACGACTGGCGGCGCCTGATAGACATGATCGCCCGTTTCGGCTTCAACGTCTTCGAGTTCTGGCTTGAACCCCGGTTGTTCTGCCGGGAAGCACTGGCCTCGCCGGTTGGAACCGAATTTGCCCGGCAGATGAACGCGGTCATCGAACACGCCCACGCGCGCGGCATGCAGGCCGAGATGATCGTGGCCATTGCGACCGTCGGAGAACAGTGGCGGACGCTTTGCCCGAACCTGCCCAACGAGTGGGCTGAAATTCGTTTTCTATGGGACGCATGGGTGCGGCGTTTTCCCGCTCTCGACATTGCGGGGATCTTTCCCGGCGATCCGGGCGCGTGTTCCCGCAACGGATGCACCGCGGAAACCTACATAGACAAATCCATCGAGATTGCGGTCATGCTCGACACGATCCGGCCCGGCATCGGCATCGAATTCAACACATGGGGGCCGCCGTTTTTCGGTTGGGGAAACATCCACATGCCGCCCGGCAGTCGCGGCGAGTTTATCCCGGAAGATCAGGCGTCGGCATGGACCTTCTCGAAGGATCGCGCGGATCGTTCAATGAATCACCTGCTGAAACGGCTCGGAGAATTTCCCGAACACACGGCGATTTCGATCAATATGGGTTTCAACAGCGATGGCAATCCAACGGGGGATCAGGATGCGCGCCCGTGGGCGAACGCCATCGCCAAAACGCGCCGCATCCTGACCTGGGATTTCAGCCTGACGGAAGGGGAAAACGCCGTGTATCCGCATTATCGTTTCACGCGGCTATTCCAACGACGGAAGGAGGAACGGGCTGCCGCGCCCTATTCCGGCGGCATCTGTTTCACGATGACACCGCTGCTGAACCAGTTGTCGCTGTATGAGGCGGCGCAGTCTTTCAGGAATTGCGATGGCGACCCGCATCGGTTGGCCGGCGATTTTATGGCGGACATTTTTGGGGAAGCGGGACGGTCTTTTGTTCCGGACTACCGATTGTTCGAAATCATACCCGATTGGGGCTGTTACGATGTGGTAAAAATGCCGCGCGCGGAATATCACCGGCGCATGGCCGCCTTTGCCGACCGTCTTGAAGACGCAAAAGGCTCGATCAACCACGCAGTGGTTTTGCATCCCGATCCGGAAACCTACCGTGCGGAACTGGCGTTTTTTGCCAGGCTCTTTGCCGATCTGACGGCGCCTGCTCCCGATTACGACTTGCTGAAAAAGACCTATTGGAACCATGTGTACAGAATCTACGACTGTTTGCCTGACCACGTGGATCCGCGACCGCGCGCCAACACGGATCGCTTCATCCGTCATTTCGCCGAATGGAGCACATAA